The following are from one region of the Halomonas qaidamensis genome:
- the greB gene encoding transcription elongation factor GreB has translation MKGRNMTRWRDPAKDPRQEPKSNLITAEGAARLRAILDHLSRVKRPAISAKVGEAAAQGDRSENADYTYNKKELNRVIARIGYLTKRLDELQIVDRLPADTSKVFFGAYVSLEDQKGEHVHLRIVGHDEIDTKKRWISIDAPMAKALLGKEVDDDITVLTPNGETFYTITEIRYQGM, from the coding sequence ATGAAAGGCCGCAACATGACGCGCTGGCGCGATCCAGCAAAAGACCCGCGCCAAGAACCTAAGAGCAACCTGATCACCGCAGAGGGCGCAGCTCGCTTGCGCGCTATTCTGGATCACCTATCACGGGTTAAACGTCCTGCTATTTCGGCCAAAGTCGGTGAAGCCGCCGCCCAGGGCGACCGCAGTGAAAATGCCGATTACACTTATAATAAAAAAGAGTTAAACCGCGTTATTGCGCGCATTGGTTACCTAACCAAGCGGTTGGACGAACTGCAAATTGTTGATCGCCTGCCCGCTGATACCAGCAAGGTTTTTTTCGGCGCGTACGTAAGTTTGGAAGATCAAAAGGGGGAGCACGTTCATCTTAGAATTGTTGGCCACGACGAAATCGACACTAAAAAACGCTGGATCAGTATCGATGCCCCCATGGCCAAAGCGCTACTGGGGAAAGAAGTAGACGACGATATTACCGTGCTCACACCCAATGGCGAGACGTTCTACACTATCACGGAGATTCGCTATCAGGGCATGTAA
- a CDS encoding SIMPL domain-containing protein, which produces MSANVRTTAIVGSALLLGGLLALGLVWGGSYFKGAAEVWQQASRSVTVRGLAEREVAADMVLWPLNYTVNANSLSDLEQQLSSNEQLVRQFLESRGFDMGNVSVTPPRITDQFSNMYGGERPDERYRAEATLLLRTDNVSGVIEAVPQATALVRQGVLLSPSYEYRTEFLFTGLDAIKPDMIAEATADARNAAQQFAEDSGSGVGGIRQATQGYFSIEDLDSYTPHIKRIRVVTTVDYALEG; this is translated from the coding sequence ATGTCAGCAAACGTTCGTACGACGGCCATTGTTGGTAGCGCCTTACTATTAGGCGGTTTGTTAGCGTTGGGACTGGTATGGGGCGGCAGTTACTTTAAAGGCGCAGCTGAAGTTTGGCAGCAAGCCTCACGCAGCGTCACTGTACGTGGTTTGGCCGAGCGCGAAGTAGCGGCGGATATGGTGTTATGGCCGCTGAACTATACCGTCAATGCTAATTCGCTTTCTGACTTGGAGCAGCAGCTTTCCAGCAACGAGCAGTTAGTTCGCCAGTTTCTGGAGTCCCGTGGTTTTGATATGGGCAACGTCAGCGTCACGCCACCGCGTATTACTGATCAATTTAGCAATATGTATGGTGGCGAGCGCCCAGATGAGCGCTATCGCGCTGAGGCCACATTGCTGCTACGTACTGATAATGTTAGTGGTGTGATAGAGGCGGTGCCCCAGGCCACAGCGTTGGTACGGCAAGGTGTGCTGTTATCGCCTAGCTATGAATACCGCACCGAGTTTTTGTTTACCGGACTAGACGCCATTAAGCCTGACATGATTGCTGAAGCGACGGCAGATGCGCGCAACGCGGCTCAGCAGTTTGCAGAAGATTCTGGCAGTGGGGTAGGGGGAATACGCCAAGCGACCCAGGGCTACTTTTCTATTGAGGATCTAGATAGCTATACCCCCCATATCAAACGAATCAGAGTTGTCACCACGGTAGATTACGCGTTAGAAGGGTAG
- a CDS encoding methyltransferase, whose protein sequence is MSAQLPACQLLERFYGQSAHLWPVAPPADGWLQAHSTAMISGDVALREQWASSGKSAASPFDAPFVEQAGQVVLFWPKAHQLGIWWLTWLCNVLPENTPLDVVGEHQGGIKRVPKILSELGMRCDKLDNARRCSLFATRTIAMEPPVNAWQTFEALDLKLVSHPGVFGHGKVDEGTRLMLESIEASLSKKPLNVLDVGCGDGIISAWLAQRGHQVTAVDVSAFAVEACRRTLAANQLSGRVLESDVYSALENEQFDLIISNPPFHQEREITYGPSHRLISEAPPHLRAGGRLVIVANGFLPYPDHLQRVFQDFEVLADNRRFKVYRAAK, encoded by the coding sequence ATGAGCGCTCAACTGCCCGCTTGCCAACTTCTTGAACGTTTCTATGGTCAATCGGCTCATTTATGGCCCGTTGCACCGCCTGCTGATGGTTGGCTGCAAGCTCATTCAACAGCCATGATCAGTGGGGATGTAGCGCTGCGCGAGCAGTGGGCATCCAGTGGTAAATCCGCCGCTAGCCCGTTTGATGCTCCGTTTGTTGAGCAGGCTGGGCAGGTAGTGCTGTTCTGGCCGAAAGCCCATCAGCTGGGAATTTGGTGGTTGACATGGTTGTGCAATGTATTGCCAGAAAACACTCCGCTTGATGTGGTGGGTGAGCACCAAGGCGGCATCAAGCGCGTGCCAAAGATACTGAGCGAGCTGGGCATGCGCTGCGATAAGCTCGATAACGCGCGGCGTTGCTCACTGTTTGCCACTCGCACGATAGCGATGGAGCCGCCGGTTAACGCTTGGCAAACCTTTGAAGCGCTGGATTTAAAATTGGTTAGCCATCCTGGTGTCTTTGGTCACGGCAAGGTGGATGAGGGCACGCGTTTGATGCTCGAAAGCATCGAGGCTAGCTTGTCCAAAAAGCCGCTCAACGTACTGGATGTGGGCTGCGGCGACGGCATTATTAGTGCTTGGTTAGCTCAGCGAGGCCACCAAGTCACCGCTGTGGATGTTAGCGCGTTTGCAGTAGAAGCGTGCCGCCGAACGTTAGCAGCCAACCAGTTGAGCGGCCGGGTACTTGAGAGCGATGTTTATTCAGCGCTTGAGAATGAGCAGTTTGATCTGATCATCAGTAATCCGCCGTTTCACCAGGAGCGAGAGATCACCTATGGGCCAAGTCACCGTTTGATCAGCGAAGCCCCCCCGCATCTGCGGGCGGGCGGGCGCTTGGTGATTGTCGCGAATGGCTTCTTGCCTTATCCCGATCACCTGCAGCGGGTCTTTCAAGACTTTGAGGTTCTGGCAGATAATCGGCGCTTTAAAGTGTATCGGGCTGCTAAATAA
- a CDS encoding methyltransferase domain-containing protein: MHSIPTSTSYELTQAGDRYFDGLVDKFSRSLYQAPRGELRLAMLDYLLPQMLHLTEQPVLDVGGGLGQLSGWFAERGHAVTMAEPSQDMLAHASAWHAERSAAGAWPVEQLRYLAAPLQLLPQQAPGPWPLITCHAVLEWLGEPEQAVQTLASLLAPGGQLSLMVFNRDALRFSNVVKGNLKKALSDQLEGKGKRQRLTPISPVTHDEMCQWAVNNGLVMEGVAGIRIFQDYLRHPSTEGSEQATLLALEKQYCRQDPHWRLGRYLLYTFTKPEADV, encoded by the coding sequence ATGCATTCAATCCCCACCTCAACAAGCTATGAGCTAACCCAGGCGGGTGACCGCTATTTCGACGGTTTGGTCGATAAGTTCTCGCGTTCGCTCTATCAAGCGCCCCGTGGCGAGCTGCGCCTAGCAATGCTTGATTATTTGCTGCCGCAAATGCTGCATTTAACCGAGCAGCCTGTGCTTGATGTGGGTGGTGGTTTAGGACAGCTCTCGGGGTGGTTTGCTGAGCGCGGACACGCGGTCACCATGGCCGAACCCTCTCAAGATATGCTGGCCCATGCCAGCGCGTGGCATGCAGAGCGAAGTGCTGCAGGCGCTTGGCCGGTAGAACAGCTTCGCTACCTTGCCGCGCCACTTCAGTTGCTGCCGCAGCAAGCGCCTGGGCCTTGGCCGCTCATCACCTGTCACGCCGTGCTTGAGTGGCTAGGAGAGCCTGAGCAGGCTGTGCAAACGCTTGCAAGTCTGCTCGCCCCAGGTGGGCAGTTAAGTTTGATGGTGTTTAACCGCGATGCCTTACGTTTTTCTAATGTCGTTAAAGGCAACTTAAAAAAAGCGTTGAGCGATCAGTTGGAAGGCAAGGGTAAGCGCCAGCGCTTGACGCCGATTTCCCCGGTCACCCACGATGAAATGTGCCAGTGGGCAGTAAATAATGGCCTTGTCATGGAAGGCGTTGCCGGAATTCGAATTTTTCAAGATTATTTGCGCCATCCTTCCACGGAAGGGAGCGAGCAGGCAACGCTGCTGGCGCTTGAAAAGCAGTATTGTCGCCAAGACCCTCACTGGCGGCTAGGCCGCTATTTACTTTATACCTTCACTAAACCCGAGGCTGATGTATGA
- a CDS encoding potassium channel family protein, which yields MIENLTTVNIVIGLLGISLIILGNYDAIKTTLSASRSGPFTNRFISQIWAVLLYFHQRRSNHKMLASTGPWMTVGLMVTWLVVILLGWWLLFSASPLAVVNAETKQPADAIERLYYAGYTITTLGYGDFVPSTNSWRIAPIAAAANGFFLFTLTITYMLNIVANVTEKRQIALTISALGETPWQILEATHDNGNFQSLSQQLQSLQASIGKLGQQHLAYPILHYYHATERSKSLALALTRLYQALIIAKVSCHDIDSTAKQQLTTSIKIIESFIATLDSAFITAVKELPELPKLDTYQQLSGIAASQSTLQKHLSSENQKVLAAYVHKDGWAWEDVWRT from the coding sequence ATGATAGAAAACCTTACGACAGTAAATATAGTAATCGGGTTGTTAGGCATCAGCCTTATCATACTGGGTAATTACGATGCGATTAAAACAACGCTGTCGGCATCCCGTTCAGGCCCCTTTACTAATCGATTTATCAGTCAAATTTGGGCAGTGCTTCTTTACTTCCACCAACGTCGCTCAAATCACAAAATGCTGGCCTCAACGGGCCCATGGATGACCGTTGGCCTCATGGTCACTTGGCTGGTAGTTATTTTACTGGGCTGGTGGCTGTTATTTTCTGCCTCGCCACTAGCGGTCGTTAATGCAGAAACAAAACAACCAGCAGACGCTATCGAAAGGCTCTACTACGCAGGCTATACCATTACCACACTGGGCTATGGTGACTTCGTGCCTAGCACAAATAGCTGGCGTATTGCGCCAATAGCAGCAGCGGCCAATGGCTTTTTTCTATTCACACTGACCATCACTTATATGCTGAACATCGTGGCCAATGTAACCGAAAAACGGCAAATTGCGCTCACTATCAGTGCGCTAGGCGAAACACCCTGGCAAATTCTGGAAGCCACCCATGACAACGGCAACTTTCAAAGCCTCAGTCAACAGCTTCAATCGCTCCAAGCTTCTATCGGAAAGCTAGGCCAGCAACACCTCGCCTACCCTATTCTTCACTACTACCATGCCACAGAACGCAGTAAGTCACTCGCTTTAGCGCTAACACGCCTTTACCAAGCGCTAATCATCGCCAAGGTAAGCTGCCACGATATAGACAGCACCGCCAAGCAGCAGCTGACTACCAGCATAAAAATAATAGAGAGTTTTATAGCAACGCTAGACAGCGCGTTCATTACCGCCGTGAAGGAACTGCCAGAACTACCTAAGCTTGATACCTATCAGCAGTTGTCTGGTATTGCGGCCTCTCAAAGCACGTTACAAAAACATCTTTCCAGCGAAAACCAAAAAGTGTTGGCCGCTTACGTTCATAAAGATGGCTGGGCCTGGGAGGATGTTTGGCGCACCTGA
- a CDS encoding amidase, protein MHPEDYQKYDATGLAELIRRREVSQSEVFDAAVAAIETLNPSLHAVVRTRFDKAKHECDQVLESAVFAGVPTLSKDLLMALAGEPLAFGSASLSAWCPKEDSLLIRRVREAGLVVMGQTATPELGLMGITEPKAFPHPYNPCRKGYSPGGSSGGAAAAVASGMVPIALAGDGGGSIRIPASYCGLFGFKPSRGRVPLAPAHGEVWQGAVIEHAITRSVRDSAALLEQINGMAPSGPYPVPRETGYVAALSSSAKPLRIAVSMGGFLSHGLGTQISADIKIAVEKSAKALTELGHEVEWCDPPVDGEALADSYLTLYLGHLAADLQWVSQQTGVPVHRLAIEPSTRAIGRLGAKLSARDYELAKRYWHTASEQMSRFHQRYDALVLPVAADTAPAIGELYPSAARERLMSLLAVPGVPSLALKAGMLKRLAVDALSRTPFTQLANLTGQPAMSVPFHVAANGLPVGVQVVGRLGEDKQLLQLAAAMEQHDDWQCQVRQTSSQAQPSL, encoded by the coding sequence ATGCATCCTGAGGACTACCAGAAGTACGATGCCACCGGTCTTGCTGAGCTGATTCGCCGTCGAGAGGTAAGCCAGTCAGAGGTGTTTGATGCAGCGGTGGCGGCAATTGAAACGCTTAATCCGTCTCTGCATGCAGTAGTGAGAACACGCTTCGACAAAGCTAAACACGAGTGTGACCAAGTGCTGGAAAGCGCGGTGTTTGCTGGAGTTCCAACGCTAAGTAAAGATTTATTAATGGCTCTAGCTGGCGAGCCGCTGGCGTTTGGCAGCGCCTCGCTGTCAGCGTGGTGCCCTAAAGAAGATTCACTGCTTATTCGGCGTGTGCGTGAGGCTGGGTTAGTGGTGATGGGGCAAACCGCAACGCCGGAGTTAGGGCTAATGGGGATTACGGAACCTAAGGCATTTCCCCACCCGTACAACCCGTGTCGTAAGGGTTATTCTCCTGGCGGCTCAAGCGGTGGTGCCGCAGCGGCGGTCGCCAGCGGGATGGTGCCTATTGCACTGGCAGGCGATGGCGGTGGTTCTATCCGCATTCCTGCCAGTTATTGTGGTTTGTTCGGTTTTAAACCTTCCCGTGGGCGGGTGCCGTTAGCGCCTGCCCACGGAGAAGTATGGCAGGGTGCGGTGATAGAGCATGCTATCACCCGAAGTGTGCGCGATAGTGCGGCGCTGTTAGAGCAGATCAACGGCATGGCACCTTCCGGCCCTTATCCAGTACCTCGTGAAACGGGATATGTGGCGGCGTTGTCATCTTCTGCTAAGCCACTGCGTATCGCCGTGTCGATGGGTGGTTTTTTGAGTCATGGCCTGGGTACCCAGATAAGTGCAGATATAAAAATAGCCGTTGAAAAATCCGCCAAGGCGCTGACCGAGTTGGGACATGAGGTGGAGTGGTGTGACCCACCAGTGGATGGCGAAGCGTTGGCGGACAGCTATCTGACGCTGTATCTAGGCCATTTAGCTGCTGACCTTCAATGGGTAAGCCAGCAAACCGGCGTGCCGGTGCATCGGCTAGCGATTGAGCCTTCTACCCGCGCTATTGGTAGGCTGGGCGCTAAGCTTTCAGCGCGTGATTACGAGCTGGCTAAGCGCTATTGGCATACGGCCAGCGAGCAGATGAGCCGGTTTCACCAGCGCTATGATGCGTTGGTATTGCCGGTAGCGGCGGATACTGCCCCTGCGATAGGTGAGCTTTATCCTTCTGCCGCCCGTGAGCGGCTAATGTCGTTGTTGGCTGTTCCAGGTGTGCCATCACTGGCATTAAAAGCGGGCATGCTGAAGCGCTTAGCAGTGGATGCGCTTAGCCGCACGCCGTTTACCCAGCTGGCGAACCTTACCGGGCAGCCTGCTATGTCAGTGCCTTTTCATGTGGCGGCAAATGGTCTACCGGTTGGTGTGCAAGTGGTGGGGCGCCTTGGTGAAGACAAACAGCTGCTACAGCTGGCGGCTGCCATGGAACAGCATGATGACTGGCAGTGTCAGGTGCGCCAAACATCCTCCCAGGCCCAGCCATCTTTATGA